The Thermogemmata fonticola genome has a window encoding:
- a CDS encoding HesB/IscA family protein, whose translation MATTASAANLGLKDAPPAPTITVTEKAAEEVKRVIAEMEAAGQIEPGTKLYLRVRVQGGGCSGFQNKLDLDTKYDEKLDHKFEFYGVDVVVDKRSMLYLAGAVVDYHVDLNKKGFTIHNPNAKSTCGCGSSYSM comes from the coding sequence ATGGCGACAACAGCTTCTGCTGCCAATCTGGGCTTGAAAGACGCTCCGCCGGCGCCGACCATCACGGTCACGGAAAAGGCTGCTGAGGAGGTCAAACGCGTCATCGCGGAGATGGAAGCCGCTGGCCAAATCGAGCCGGGCACCAAGCTGTACCTGCGGGTGCGGGTCCAGGGAGGAGGATGCAGCGGCTTTCAGAACAAGCTCGATCTCGATACCAAATACGACGAAAAGCTGGACCACAAGTTTGAATTCTACGGTGTAGATGTCGTCGTTGATAAGCGCTCTATGCTCTACTTGGCCGGAGCGGTGGTTGATTACCATGTGGACCTGAACAAGAAAGGATTCACCATCCACAATCCCAACGCCAAGAGCACGTGCGGCTGCGGAAGCTCCTATAGCATGTGA
- a CDS encoding CCA tRNA nucleotidyltransferase produces the protein MTARDFALKVVQRLQQAGFIAYWAGGCVRDQLLGLDPKDYDVATDARPEQIMALFPRRNEIGAAFGVVQVIGPRGPDGQWLTVEVATFRSDLGYSDGRRPDAVTFSSPQEDALRRDFTINGMFYDPVRGVLIDYVGGQADLEARRLRAIGNPWERFAEDKLRLLRAVRLAARYQLTIDAETLAAAKAMAAQITVVSPERIAEELRKMLRHKSRGQSVRLLRELELIPPLFPELVPTFSYPHRLTAVGPNTSLSASQGQAAAGATIWDHTVSVVDHLPEEASFPLAMAALLHDIGKPELAQEVPTVQSWEGHEQRGACRAQAIAQRLRLANAEKDRIVWLIAHQSALFAAPQQKPHRWRPLLVHPGAEELLALHRAEALANGGEHLDAVEYCERLLRESPREWLDPPPLLRGGDLLALGIPQGPVIRRLLEAVRQAQWDGEIHTRSEALAMALRLYAEVAQADGLTRPAEVPAEPAPSGETPSAAANGASNPATRNGTE, from the coding sequence ATGACGGCGCGCGATTTTGCCCTGAAAGTAGTCCAGCGATTGCAGCAAGCGGGTTTCATCGCTTACTGGGCGGGGGGGTGCGTTCGCGATCAGTTACTGGGTTTAGACCCTAAGGACTACGATGTGGCCACGGATGCCCGGCCCGAACAGATCATGGCTCTGTTTCCCCGGCGTAACGAAATCGGGGCGGCGTTCGGTGTGGTGCAGGTCATAGGACCGCGCGGGCCGGATGGACAGTGGCTGACCGTCGAGGTGGCTACCTTCCGCAGCGATTTGGGATATAGCGATGGCCGCCGCCCGGATGCCGTCACTTTCTCCAGTCCGCAGGAAGATGCTCTGCGGCGGGATTTCACCATCAATGGGATGTTTTATGATCCAGTTCGCGGCGTGTTGATCGATTATGTGGGAGGTCAGGCGGATCTGGAGGCCCGGCGGTTGCGCGCCATCGGCAATCCTTGGGAGCGTTTCGCCGAGGATAAACTTCGCCTCCTGCGTGCTGTCCGACTCGCGGCTCGTTATCAACTGACTATCGATGCTGAGACGCTCGCTGCTGCCAAGGCTATGGCGGCCCAGATCACAGTCGTATCCCCGGAGCGCATCGCCGAGGAATTGCGCAAGATGCTCCGCCACAAAAGCCGGGGGCAAAGCGTGCGCCTGCTGCGAGAGTTGGAACTGATCCCGCCGCTCTTTCCAGAACTGGTGCCGACATTCTCATACCCGCATCGTCTGACGGCCGTTGGACCGAACACATCTCTATCCGCTTCCCAGGGGCAGGCAGCGGCTGGTGCCACCATCTGGGATCATACCGTTTCGGTGGTGGATCACTTGCCGGAGGAGGCCTCTTTTCCCTTGGCCATGGCGGCTCTGTTGCACGACATTGGCAAACCTGAATTGGCTCAGGAAGTGCCAACTGTCCAGTCCTGGGAAGGCCACGAGCAACGGGGAGCCTGCCGAGCGCAGGCGATTGCCCAACGCTTGCGGCTGGCCAATGCGGAGAAGGATCGGATCGTCTGGCTCATCGCCCATCAATCCGCTTTGTTTGCAGCCCCCCAGCAGAAACCGCATCGTTGGCGCCCCTTGCTGGTGCATCCCGGAGCGGAAGAATTATTGGCTTTGCATCGGGCCGAGGCGCTGGCAAACGGTGGAGAACACCTTGATGCCGTGGAGTACTGCGAACGGCTGCTGCGTGAAAGCCCGCGAGAATGGTTGGACCCCCCGCCGCTACTCCGAGGGGGTGATTTGCTGGCGTTGGGTATTCCCCAAGGCCCCGTCATCCGGCGGCTTTTGGAGGCGGTGCGCCAGGCCCAATGGGATGGCGAGATCCATACCCGCTCCGAAGCGTTGGCCATGGCCCTGCGGCTGTACGCGGAAGTGGCCCAGGCAGACGGCCTGACCAGACCTGCAGAAGTCCCGGCCGAACCTGCTCCGTCCGGTGAAACACCCTCTGCTGCCGCCAACGGCGCTTCCAATCCCGCCACCAGAAACGGAACAGAGTGA
- the hscB gene encoding Fe-S protein assembly co-chaperone HscB, with protein MSDHFELLGLPRRYALDLRALEQAYLLRSRAVHPDFHTTATPAEQAASLALSAALNAAYATLRDPFRRADYLLNLYGGPSAEEHKQIPPEFLAEMLECREQLEQVRHNPQALADLEADFRRRQDQVIEQLAALFAELEKIPDHEPQHLDIRRRIRMLLNAARYIQGLLRDLHAPAP; from the coding sequence ATGAGCGATCACTTCGAGTTGTTGGGCTTACCGCGACGTTATGCTCTGGACCTACGTGCCCTGGAACAAGCCTATTTGCTCCGTTCGCGAGCTGTCCATCCGGACTTCCACACCACGGCGACGCCGGCAGAACAGGCAGCCAGTTTGGCATTGTCTGCGGCTCTCAATGCAGCCTACGCCACCTTGCGCGATCCGTTTCGCCGGGCGGATTACCTGTTGAATCTTTACGGTGGGCCGTCTGCGGAAGAGCACAAACAGATACCGCCTGAGTTCCTTGCCGAGATGTTAGAATGTCGCGAGCAACTGGAACAGGTCCGTCATAATCCTCAAGCCCTGGCGGACTTGGAGGCAGACTTCCGTCGTCGGCAGGACCAGGTGATTGAACAGCTTGCTGCCCTGTTTGCAGAATTGGAAAAGATTCCGGATCACGAACCCCAGCATCTGGACATCCGCCGTCGCATCCGCATGTTACTCAATGCGGCCCGGTATATCCAGGGTTTGCTCCGTGACCTGCACGCACCTGCCCCCTAA
- a CDS encoding tetratricopeptide repeat protein — protein sequence MSGKLPVVIALLCGGCTALSHGPPTVTVARTSLPASTEISGPLNGSNVSPPNPAIAAGHPRIASVSANSTISSEEGDSTDPLTQAAACLKRGEELQAAAYLEQYLREQPHAHLFRIQLAEIYHRGQQATRAQLHYEYFLGYLPSPAKDPLNQYAVLAHTRLREYALLRHDSFREAYHRAAGLLLLARSAQQLHPSLADELLGQARQALEQARALRPYHPLLLARRLEMHELCHQNSTAFWERLAIEHSPLPSVITPALSLE from the coding sequence ATGTCAGGAAAGTTGCCCGTGGTGATAGCCTTGCTTTGCGGAGGATGCACCGCCCTTTCGCATGGGCCGCCAACGGTCACGGTTGCCCGGACCTCCCTTCCTGCGTCCACCGAAATTTCTGGACCGCTGAATGGGTCCAACGTTTCCCCACCCAATCCGGCAATCGCAGCGGGCCATCCCCGCATTGCCAGTGTTTCGGCCAATTCCACCATTTCTAGCGAGGAGGGTGATTCCACCGATCCACTCACTCAGGCCGCCGCCTGCCTGAAGCGGGGAGAGGAACTGCAAGCCGCCGCTTATCTGGAGCAATACCTCCGCGAACAACCGCACGCCCATCTCTTTCGCATTCAATTGGCCGAGATCTATCACCGCGGCCAGCAAGCGACCCGCGCCCAGCTTCACTACGAATACTTCCTCGGATATTTGCCCTCTCCGGCCAAGGACCCTCTGAACCAATATGCAGTCCTGGCTCATACACGCCTGCGCGAATATGCCCTGCTCCGCCACGATTCCTTCCGCGAGGCTTACCACCGCGCTGCGGGACTACTTCTGTTGGCTCGATCTGCCCAGCAACTTCATCCTAGCTTAGCCGATGAATTGCTCGGCCAAGCACGCCAGGCTCTAGAGCAAGCCCGGGCCTTGCGACCGTACCATCCCCTCCTACTCGCTCGCCGCCTCGAAATGCACGAACTCTGTCATCAGAACAGCACAGCTTTTTGGGAACGACTTGCTATCGAGCACTCTCCCCTTCCTTCAGTCATCACACCTGCACTCTCTTTGGAATAA
- a CDS encoding carboxymuconolactone decarboxylase family protein, translating into MYDMQQLKKLKVIRQAAPEAYAAYESFTSAAMKDGAIPAKYKELMALAVAMTTQCPYCIEYHRKQARQLGCTDAEISEAVLVAAALRAGAAVTHGTHALE; encoded by the coding sequence ATGTACGACATGCAACAGTTGAAAAAGTTGAAGGTGATACGGCAGGCTGCCCCCGAAGCCTACGCCGCCTATGAATCCTTCACCAGTGCCGCAATGAAGGACGGTGCCATTCCGGCCAAATACAAGGAGTTGATGGCCTTGGCCGTCGCCATGACTACGCAGTGCCCCTATTGTATCGAGTACCACAGAAAACAGGCCCGGCAGTTAGGGTGCACCGACGCGGAAATCAGCGAAGCGGTGTTGGTTGCTGCTGCTCTGCGGGCAGGGGCTGCCGTTACCCATGGAACCCATGCCTTAGAATGA
- a CDS encoding IscS subfamily cysteine desulfurase, with translation MAVKTPIYMDNNSTTRVDPRVVEAMLPYFTEKYGNAASRSHVFGWEAESAVEEARERIAALIGATAKEIIFTSGATESDNLAIKGVAAMYKKKGNHIITQATEHKAVIDTCKRLEREGYKITWLPVDRYGQVHPEQVREAITDQTILVTIMAANNEIGTLQPIKQIGAICKEKGVLFHTDAVQAVGKIPIDVEEMGIDLLSMTAHKMYGPKGIGALYVRKKNPRVRLEPIIDGGGHERGMRSGTLAVPLIVGFAKACDLCRELMPQESERLRQLRERLRKGIMDNLSDTYLNGHPTERLPNNLNISFAYVEGEGLMMGIKEVAVSSGSACTSASLEPSYVLRALGVGDELAHSSIRFGLGRFNTEEEVDYVIQLVIREVNRLREMSPLYEMVQQGIDLKKIEWAAH, from the coding sequence ATGGCGGTAAAGACCCCGATTTACATGGATAACAACTCGACGACTCGTGTCGATCCGCGGGTCGTGGAAGCAATGTTGCCCTACTTTACGGAGAAATACGGCAACGCGGCCAGCCGCAGCCATGTGTTCGGCTGGGAAGCCGAAAGCGCCGTGGAAGAGGCCCGTGAGCGGATTGCCGCTCTGATTGGTGCCACGGCCAAGGAGATCATCTTCACCAGCGGGGCGACCGAAAGCGACAATCTCGCTATCAAGGGCGTTGCCGCTATGTATAAGAAAAAAGGGAATCACATCATTACCCAGGCGACGGAGCACAAGGCGGTCATCGACACTTGCAAACGGCTCGAACGGGAGGGGTACAAAATCACGTGGCTTCCTGTGGACCGCTATGGCCAGGTCCATCCCGAACAGGTGCGCGAAGCGATCACGGACCAGACCATTCTGGTCACGATCATGGCCGCCAATAACGAGATCGGCACCTTGCAACCGATCAAGCAGATCGGCGCGATTTGTAAGGAGAAAGGCGTTCTTTTCCACACCGACGCGGTCCAGGCTGTGGGCAAAATTCCCATCGATGTCGAGGAGATGGGTATCGACCTGCTCAGCATGACAGCCCACAAGATGTACGGTCCCAAGGGGATTGGCGCCCTGTATGTTCGCAAAAAGAATCCTCGTGTGCGCCTGGAACCGATCATCGACGGCGGCGGGCACGAGCGCGGCATGCGGTCCGGGACCCTCGCTGTTCCCCTCATCGTCGGTTTCGCCAAAGCCTGTGACTTGTGCCGCGAATTGATGCCCCAGGAAAGCGAGCGCCTGCGGCAACTGCGCGAACGCCTCCGTAAAGGTATCATGGACAACCTCAGCGATACCTACCTGAATGGCCACCCGACCGAACGCTTGCCCAATAACCTCAATATCAGCTTCGCCTATGTGGAAGGAGAGGGGCTGATGATGGGGATCAAGGAGGTGGCGGTCTCCTCCGGTTCCGCGTGCACCAGTGCCAGTCTCGAACCGAGCTATGTCCTGCGGGCCTTGGGGGTTGGGGATGAGCTAGCCCACTCCAGCATCCGCTTTGGCCTTGGCCGCTTCAACACCGAGGAAGAAGTGGACTATGTCATCCAACTGGTGATTCGCGAAGTCAACCGCCTGCGGGAGATGTCCCCCCTCTACGAAATGGTACAACAGGGGATCGACTTGAAGAAAATCGAATGGGCAGCTCACTGA
- a CDS encoding dihydroorotase translates to MSTILLRQGRVIDPAQSLDVVADVWLRDGKILGLGPQPYGADVVLDCRGLIVCPGLIDMHVHLREPGREEDETIATGTAAAVAGGITSVACMPNTEPALDSRSAAEFVILQARRAGNCNVFPVGAITKNREGKELAELGGLVEGGAVAFSDDGAPVSSAEIMRRALEYCRMLDKAVLVHAEVLELTQGGVMNEGVVSVQLGLRGMPAVAEEIMIFRDILLAELTGGRVHILHVSTAGGVELIRQGKQRGVQVTGEACPHHFLLTDEAMRSFDSNFKMSPPLRTARDVAAIVQGLKDGTLSVLATDHAPHAPEKKERELDQAPNGIIGLETFLPLCITHLVEAGHLSWEQMLAKMTLHPAQVLGIDRGTLLPGRPADVTVIDPKVQWTIDKREFKSKSRNTPFDGWRVVGRAVATIVGGQIKMCHLA, encoded by the coding sequence ATGAGTACGATACTGCTTCGTCAGGGCCGGGTGATTGATCCAGCCCAGTCGTTGGATGTAGTGGCTGACGTTTGGCTGCGGGATGGGAAGATATTGGGCTTGGGACCTCAGCCTTATGGTGCGGATGTGGTCTTGGATTGCCGGGGTTTGATCGTGTGCCCGGGGCTAATCGATATGCATGTGCATTTGCGTGAGCCGGGCCGAGAGGAAGACGAGACCATTGCGACGGGTACGGCGGCGGCGGTGGCGGGAGGAATCACCAGCGTGGCCTGCATGCCCAATACGGAACCCGCACTAGATAGCCGATCAGCCGCGGAGTTTGTGATCCTCCAGGCACGCCGAGCGGGAAACTGCAACGTCTTTCCGGTAGGGGCAATCACCAAAAATCGGGAAGGCAAAGAGTTGGCAGAACTCGGCGGATTGGTGGAAGGAGGCGCGGTGGCTTTCAGTGATGACGGCGCGCCGGTCAGTTCGGCGGAGATTATGCGGCGGGCTTTGGAGTACTGCCGCATGTTGGACAAGGCGGTGTTGGTCCACGCCGAGGTGCTGGAATTGACCCAAGGCGGGGTCATGAACGAAGGGGTAGTTAGCGTGCAGTTGGGACTGCGCGGCATGCCGGCGGTGGCTGAGGAGATCATGATCTTCCGGGACATTCTGCTAGCCGAGTTGACGGGGGGGCGGGTCCATATCCTCCACGTGTCCACGGCGGGGGGAGTGGAGTTGATTCGCCAGGGGAAACAACGGGGCGTGCAGGTGACCGGGGAAGCTTGCCCCCATCATTTCTTGCTGACGGACGAAGCGATGCGATCCTTCGACAGTAATTTCAAGATGTCGCCCCCCCTGCGGACGGCTCGCGATGTGGCAGCCATTGTGCAAGGATTGAAAGACGGGACGCTCTCGGTGCTGGCCACCGATCATGCACCCCATGCGCCTGAGAAAAAGGAGCGCGAACTGGATCAGGCTCCTAATGGAATCATTGGTCTGGAGACCTTTTTGCCGTTGTGCATCACCCACCTGGTCGAAGCAGGCCACCTGAGCTGGGAGCAAATGCTGGCCAAAATGACGCTGCACCCAGCGCAAGTATTGGGTATTGATCGCGGGACATTACTTCCCGGCCGCCCAGCCGACGTGACGGTGATCGATCCGAAGGTGCAGTGGACCATCGACAAGCGCGAGTTCAAATCGAAAAGCCGTAATACCCCCTTCGATGGCTGGCGGGTGGTGGGACGGGCAGTAGCGACGATCGTAGGTGGCCAAATCAAGATGTGCCATCTGGCTTGA
- the bioA gene encoding adenosylmethionine--8-amino-7-oxononanoate transaminase: MRDIIIVGTDTEVGKTTFSIIYLNAFSDKYAYWKPLETGDSDTARVRDCVPEACVYTPLRHFAEAVAPLLVARRQGDTIPSVGEILAARPPSKQPLLIETFGGPLSPLTENALQIDLIRAWRSPVILVGSSRIGAIGRILSACESLHGVSVIAVVLLGPPDPFAEEQIHRYTQLPVFSLATPQNDHWDASSLRRISLSQLPVLQAIDQLVERYYDDRSCFAAEIQELDQRYVWHPYTPLLEAVLPAPVVAAEEEYLILADGRRVIDAIASWWTILHGHCHPPLVAALRRAAATLDHTVFAGTTHFYAVELAEGLLRSVPGWNGGRVFFSDNGSTAVEVALKMAVQYWRMQGYSKDIFICFQNSYHGDTFGAMSISRDPIYFGMYDSLLFEVMQIPLEVEALVEAIRCRQDRIAAVVIEPLVQGAGGMRMYPAQTLRDLWEVAREENLLFIVDEVMTACRTGRLWAFDHAGIAPDLICTAKTLTGGMLPLAATLAAPRVVELFQHADRSRMFFHGHSYTANPLACAVAAANWRLLQKGDWLHQAKRIEAYWTAHLPRWRGHPKVKDVRWCGTIGVVELNLPGGYLSEMVPRWRAMALEMGVLLRPLGPVLYCLPPLCIRQESLNRVLDVFQACIDIA; the protein is encoded by the coding sequence ATGCGTGATATTATTATTGTTGGTACAGATACAGAAGTTGGTAAAACGACGTTTTCTATCATATATCTCAATGCATTTTCTGATAAGTATGCATACTGGAAACCCTTAGAGACCGGAGATTCGGACACAGCGAGAGTCCGCGATTGCGTCCCTGAGGCCTGTGTTTATACACCCTTGCGGCATTTTGCTGAGGCCGTGGCACCGCTGCTGGTAGCTCGACGACAGGGTGATACCATTCCTTCCGTTGGAGAAATCCTCGCAGCCCGCCCTCCGTCCAAGCAGCCATTGCTGATCGAGACCTTTGGCGGTCCGCTTTCTCCTTTGACAGAGAATGCCTTGCAAATCGATCTGATTCGTGCTTGGAGAAGCCCTGTTATCTTAGTAGGTTCATCCAGGATTGGTGCCATCGGTCGTATACTGTCTGCTTGTGAATCATTACATGGAGTATCAGTCATTGCGGTGGTATTGCTTGGTCCGCCTGATCCTTTTGCAGAAGAGCAAATCCATCGCTACACACAACTGCCGGTATTCTCCCTTGCTACGCCACAAAATGACCACTGGGATGCCTCTTCTCTCCGACGCATCAGCCTATCTCAACTGCCTGTCCTGCAAGCAATCGATCAGCTTGTCGAGCGCTACTACGACGATCGGTCCTGCTTTGCGGCTGAGATTCAGGAACTGGATCAGCGCTATGTATGGCATCCCTATACCCCGCTGTTGGAGGCCGTTCTACCGGCGCCCGTTGTGGCAGCCGAGGAGGAGTATTTGATTTTGGCGGATGGACGGCGGGTCATCGATGCGATCGCTTCCTGGTGGACGATTCTACACGGTCATTGTCATCCGCCGCTGGTGGCAGCGTTGCGTCGAGCTGCGGCCACGCTGGACCATACGGTTTTTGCGGGAACGACTCACTTCTATGCGGTGGAACTGGCGGAAGGTTTGTTGCGTTCCGTGCCGGGATGGAATGGCGGCCGGGTTTTTTTCTCGGACAACGGTAGCACGGCTGTGGAAGTAGCCTTAAAAATGGCGGTGCAGTATTGGCGTATGCAGGGATACAGTAAAGATATATTTATTTGCTTTCAAAATTCATATCATGGCGACACCTTCGGTGCAATGTCTATTAGCCGTGATCCCATATATTTCGGAATGTATGATTCCTTGTTGTTTGAAGTGATGCAAATTCCGTTGGAGGTTGAGGCACTGGTGGAGGCGATTCGCTGCCGTCAGGATCGGATTGCGGCGGTGGTTATTGAACCGCTGGTGCAGGGAGCCGGGGGGATGCGCATGTATCCCGCCCAAACTCTGCGCGACTTGTGGGAGGTGGCCCGTGAGGAAAACCTGCTTTTTATTGTAGATGAGGTGATGACCGCTTGTCGCACCGGCCGCCTATGGGCGTTTGATCATGCCGGAATTGCCCCGGATTTGATTTGCACGGCTAAGACGTTGACCGGAGGAATGCTGCCCTTAGCAGCGACCTTGGCGGCTCCCCGCGTCGTCGAACTTTTCCAGCACGCCGATCGTTCCCGCATGTTTTTTCACGGCCATTCCTATACGGCCAACCCGCTAGCGTGCGCAGTGGCGGCGGCCAATTGGCGACTGCTCCAAAAAGGAGACTGGTTGCATCAGGCCAAACGAATCGAGGCCTACTGGACAGCACATTTGCCCCGCTGGCGAGGGCATCCCAAAGTGAAGGATGTGCGATGGTGTGGTACGATCGGCGTCGTCGAGCTGAATCTTCCGGGAGGTTATCTCAGTGAGATGGTACCCCGTTGGCGAGCCATGGCCCTGGAAATGGGGGTGCTCCTCCGCCCCCTCGGGCCAGTGTTGTATTGTTTGCCGCCGTTGTGCATTCGGCAAGAATCCTTGAATCGCGTGCTGGATGTATTCCAAGCTTGTATAGATATAGCATAA
- a CDS encoding Gfo/Idh/MocA family protein has protein sequence MARGMTRRQVLASAAAGLGYLYAAPAFSAVRIQGANGRLRVAGIGVGGKGSSDIDQAAQFMEVVALCDIDERPLGEKAKKWPQAKTFFDFRKLFDDSALLKVIDAVVVSTPDHTHALPSILAMRAGKHVYCQKPLTHDVYEAHLMREEAKKNKVCTQMGNQGTAANGLRRAVELIRAGELGEVTEVHVWTNRPIWPQAPKITDKNPPPLAPIPKGVHWDEFLGPAPERPYASGIHPFAWRGFWDYGTGAIGDMACHTANMAFMALELDHPVHVSAEAGDVNPLTCPSYAHVTLKFPARGSRGPVTVHWYEGRKGGQKLLPPDELVQKAMALAGSKKLVDSGSILVGSKGIAYSPNDYGAEVFFSTGQKTNGGTKPEKLPVNNGGDGGQKREWVDAIKANKPELALANFDYAALLTAAFLLGNVAIRVGKAFTWDGAKCQAVDCPEAAQYVRRTYRKGWDLIGYNG, from the coding sequence ATGGCTCGAGGCATGACACGGCGGCAAGTATTGGCGAGCGCGGCGGCAGGACTGGGTTATTTGTATGCCGCTCCGGCCTTCTCCGCAGTCCGAATTCAAGGGGCCAACGGACGGCTCCGGGTGGCTGGAATCGGTGTCGGCGGGAAAGGCTCCAGCGACATCGATCAGGCTGCCCAGTTCATGGAAGTCGTGGCGTTGTGCGACATCGACGAAAGACCCTTGGGAGAAAAGGCGAAGAAGTGGCCCCAGGCCAAGACCTTTTTCGACTTTCGGAAACTGTTCGACGACAGTGCCCTGCTGAAGGTGATCGATGCGGTGGTGGTCTCGACGCCGGACCACACTCACGCTCTGCCCAGTATTCTGGCCATGCGGGCGGGCAAGCATGTGTATTGCCAGAAGCCGCTGACGCACGATGTGTATGAAGCCCATTTGATGCGTGAAGAGGCCAAGAAGAACAAAGTCTGTACTCAGATGGGCAATCAGGGGACGGCAGCCAACGGCTTGCGACGTGCAGTGGAGTTGATCCGTGCCGGGGAATTGGGCGAGGTCACGGAAGTGCACGTATGGACCAACCGTCCCATCTGGCCGCAAGCTCCCAAGATCACCGACAAGAATCCTCCCCCGCTGGCTCCCATCCCCAAGGGGGTGCACTGGGACGAGTTCCTCGGCCCCGCCCCGGAACGGCCTTATGCCAGTGGCATTCATCCCTTCGCCTGGCGTGGTTTCTGGGACTATGGCACGGGTGCTATCGGCGATATGGCCTGCCATACGGCCAACATGGCTTTCATGGCGTTGGAGCTGGATCATCCGGTCCATGTGTCCGCTGAGGCCGGTGATGTCAATCCCTTGACTTGTCCCAGTTATGCTCATGTGACGCTGAAGTTCCCGGCACGGGGCAGCCGCGGCCCGGTCACGGTCCACTGGTACGAGGGGCGTAAGGGTGGCCAGAAACTGCTTCCGCCGGACGAGTTGGTCCAGAAGGCGATGGCTCTGGCGGGAAGCAAAAAACTGGTCGATAGCGGCTCGATTCTCGTCGGCTCCAAGGGGATCGCCTACTCGCCCAACGACTATGGCGCTGAGGTGTTCTTCAGTACGGGCCAGAAGACCAACGGCGGCACCAAGCCGGAAAAGCTGCCGGTCAACAATGGCGGAGATGGCGGGCAGAAACGCGAATGGGTGGACGCCATCAAGGCCAACAAGCCCGAACTGGCCTTGGCTAACTTCGACTATGCGGCATTGCTGACAGCGGCCTTCCTGCTGGGCAATGTCGCGATCCGGGTGGGCAAGGCGTTTACTTGGGATGGTGCCAAATGCCAGGCGGTGGATTGCCCGGAAGCCGCCCAGTACGTCCGCCGGACCTACCGCAAGGGCTGGGACCTAATCGGTTACAATGGCTAG
- the iscU gene encoding Fe-S cluster assembly scaffold IscU, translating into MPYSNKILDHYNNPRNVGSFDASDPNVGTGLVGAPECGDVMKLQIKVNPQTGIIEDARFKTFGCGSAIASSSLATEWLKGKTLEEAMAIKNTQIVEELALPPVKVHCSVLAEDAIKAAIRNYMDKQKNQNIANNGHDSPDTPLDSRAPSTPVLTVSQS; encoded by the coding sequence ATGCCGTATAGCAATAAGATTCTCGACCACTACAACAACCCGCGGAACGTGGGGAGTTTTGACGCTTCCGACCCAAACGTTGGGACGGGTTTGGTCGGTGCGCCGGAATGCGGGGACGTGATGAAGTTGCAAATCAAGGTGAATCCGCAAACCGGCATCATCGAGGACGCCCGCTTCAAGACTTTCGGTTGTGGCTCGGCTATCGCGTCTAGCAGCTTGGCGACCGAGTGGCTTAAGGGGAAGACCCTCGAGGAAGCCATGGCGATCAAGAACACCCAGATCGTGGAAGAGTTAGCCTTGCCCCCGGTGAAAGTCCATTGCTCCGTATTGGCCGAGGATGCGATCAAAGCCGCCATCCGCAACTACATGGACAAACAAAAGAATCAGAATATTGCCAACAATGGCCACGATAGCCCCGATACGCCCTTGGATTCTCGTGCACCCTCGACCCCGGTCCTGACCGTCTCCCAAAGCTGA
- a CDS encoding RrF2 family transcriptional regulator: MTLFSRKVDYALLILSYLYRQTGTARGIAERFGLSRSFTANILKELGHHGFVVSQRGVKGGYALARPARQITLAEVIEALEDGWRLTLCSGNTPHPEVCEFTHCCTLQGPLAEVHQRLLDVLRGVTLADLFEGHGCSVHVVPARSLPVLEMPALAADAVL, encoded by the coding sequence ATGACACTCTTCAGTCGCAAGGTGGATTATGCCCTCCTGATTCTGTCGTATCTATACCGCCAAACGGGGACGGCCCGTGGTATTGCGGAGCGCTTTGGTTTGAGCCGTTCATTCACGGCCAATATCCTCAAGGAATTGGGCCATCACGGCTTTGTCGTCAGCCAGCGGGGAGTCAAAGGGGGTTACGCCCTGGCCCGACCCGCCCGGCAGATCACTCTGGCGGAGGTGATCGAGGCATTGGAGGATGGCTGGCGCCTAACGCTATGCAGTGGGAATACTCCTCACCCAGAAGTGTGCGAATTCACCCATTGCTGCACCCTTCAGGGGCCGTTGGCTGAGGTGCATCAGCGACTGTTAGATGTGTTGCGCGGCGTTACTCTGGCAGATTTGTTCGAGGGGCACGGCTGCTCGGTCCACGTGGTGCCCGCCCGGTCCCTACCCGTGCTGGAGATGCCCGCTTTGGCGGCGGATGCTGTCCTGTGA